The Streptomyces sp. NBC_00569 genomic sequence CGGGCGGCGCGGGCCCTGGCGCGTACCTCCTTGGAGGGCTTGCGGAGCCGGGGGTTGGATATTTCGTCAATTCCGAAGTTGATCAGGCCCGCGGCGACGCCGATCAGGGCGATGCACGCGCCCGGTGGCACGAACCACCACCAGGCGCCCCGGGTCAGGGCGGCTCCGTTCTGCGCCCAGTAGAGCATCGAGCCCCAGCTCGTGATGTTGATGTTGCCGAGCCCCATGAAGGAGAGGCCGGCGTCCGCGAACATCGAGCCGACGACCGCGCCCAGGAAGCTCACGGAGATGATCGGCGCGAGCGAGGGGATCAGCTCGCGGGTGATGACGCCCCACCGGCTCTCGCCCGTCATCTCGGCCGCGGACACGAAGTCCCGGTGGCGGAGCGACAGGGTCTGCGCCCGCTTCTGCCGCGCACCCCACGGCCAGGCCGTGAGCCCGATGACCAGGGCCACGGTGAGCCAGCCGCCGCGTCCCTGCACATAGCTCGCCACGATGATCAGCAGCGGCATGCCGGGGATGACGAGGCAGACGTTGGTGGCGGCGGTCAGGAAGGAGTCGGCGCGCCCGCCGAGATATCCCCCTGCGACCCCGACGAGGACGGAGAGCGTGGTGGTGATGACGCCCGCCACGAGCCCGACGAGCAGCGAGATCCTGCTGCCGACGACGAGCTGCGCGAAGACGTCCTCGCCGGTGGCCGTGGTCCCCAGCAGGTGCTTCGCGGAGGGGAGTTCCATGGCCTGCGCGGTGTCGACGTCGCTGGGCGAGAGGCCCATCACGTTCTGCACGACGAACGGGCCGAGCAGGGCGAGGAGCGCGAAGAAGACGAAGATCGCGATCCCGACGCGGACCTTGGGGTTCGGGGGCAGTTTCAGGCGGCGCAGGCCCCGTACGAATGCACTCATGAGCGGGTCTCCCTCGCACGCGGGTCGATGAGTCCGTACACGGAGTCCGCGATGAAGTTCGCGGCGAGGACGGAGAGCGACACGATGAGGAACAGGGCCTGCATCAGCGGATAGTCGACGCTGGAGACCGCCTGGTAGAGGAGGTATCCGACGCCCGGATAGGCGAAGACGATCTCCACGAGGAGTTGCCCGCTGACGACGGTCCCGATGGTGAGCGCGAACCCGGCGACGCTCGGCAGGACGGCGTTGCGGGCGGCGTACTGGAACATCACGCGCGCCTTGGAGAGTCCCTTGGCGCGGGCGAGCAGCACATAGTCCTCGGAGACGGTCGTGACCATCATGTTCCGCATGCCGACGAGCCAGCCCCCGACCGATGCCATCACCATCGTGAGAGCGGGAAGGATGCCGTGCTGCAGGACGCTGGCCAGGAAGGGACCGTTGAAGCCGGGCAGCATGTCGCCGTCGTACCCGCCGCTGGTCGGCAGCCAGCTGAGCTGCACCCCGAAGACGAGGACGAGGATGAGGGCGACCCAGAAGAACGGCAGCGACCCCATGAACATGGACGCGGGCGTCATGAACGAGTCGAAACGGGACCCCACGCGGGAGCCCGACACGACGCCGGCCGCGGTGCCGAGGACGAAGGACAGGACGGAGGTGAGTCCGACCAGGCCGACCGTCCAGGGCAGCCCGGTGCGGATCACTTCCCACACGGGCGTGGGGTAGTAGGCCACGGATATACCGAAGTTGAAGTGCAGGACCTGGTTCAGGTAGGTGACGTACTGGTCCCAGAGCGGCTCGCCCGGTGTCCCGAACAGCCGGTAGATGGCGTGCACCTGGTCGCCGGAGAGTGTCTGCTTCTGCTGCATCTGCGCGATGAGGGCGGAGGCGGGGTCGCCCGGCATCAGGCGTGGGATGAGGAAGTTGAGGGTGATGGCCAGGGCTGCGGCCACGGCGTAGAAGCCCAGTCGCCGCAGGAAGTACCGGGCGGTGCCGAGCCTGGCGCTCCTGAGGCGGCGGCCGGGCCTGGGTTCGACGGCGGTGGCGTCCACCGGGCCGAGGGCGGGAACGGTCATGGCGTCGTCAGCCCTTCGCGGGGCGCAGGTTGAGCAGGATGCTCATGGAGTCGATCCCGCCGGCCCAGGGCGCGGGCTGCGCGTACGGGTTCTTCGCGGTCGGCCAGCCGGTCCAGTTCCTGCTGTTGTACTCGCTGGAGACACCGATGGTGATCAGCGGTGCGGCAGGCACGTCGTCGACCATCATTCCCTCGAGCTCGGCGGAGATCTTCTTGATCTCGGCCTGGTCGCCGGTCTCGCCCAGCTCCTTGATGAGGGCGTCGGCCTTCGCGCTCTTGTAGTGGCCGTAGTTGGTCCACACGCCCGCGTTTCCGCTCCAGAGCATGTCCTTGAAGTAGTTGTACGGGGTCGAGTAGTAGACCGCGCCACCGATCAGGACGTCGAAGTCGCCCTTCTTGCGCTTGACGTCGAGCTGCGAGGCGTCGGTCGGCTTGACCGACACGTTCACGCCTGCCTTCTGCAGCTGGCTGGCCACGACCTTGTCGAACTGGACGGCGTCGCCCCAGGTGGAGACCTCGATGATGGTGAAGGAGAGCTGCTTGCCGCTGCCGTCGACCAGCTTGCCGTTCTTCCTCGTGTAGCCGGCCTTCTCGAACTCGGCCAGCGACTTGGCGAGTTCGGCCTTGGGCTGCTCGGCGTCCTTGTACTTGGCGTCGATCCACTTGCCCTGGGTCCTGGAGTCCAGGCCGGTCAGGTTGAGTGTGTTGAACATGCCCGGGTTGGTGATGTCGAGCAGCTGGGTGCGGTCGACGGCCAGGGAGAGGGCCCGGCGCACATGCACATTGGTGAACGGCTTCTTCGTGTGGTTGAAGAACATGTACTGCCCGCCGTAGGTGGGGTACCAGGCGTGGTGGTTCTTCGGGTCCTTGGAGATGTACTGCTTCCGCACGTCGGGCACGACCCCGCCGCTCCACTCCAGTTCCCCGCTGAGCAGCTTGGGCACCTCGGCGGCCTGGGTGATGACGGGCGCCTTCACCGTCTTGACCGGGATGTTCTTCTGCTTCCAGTAGTTGTCGCGGGCCTGGAAGGTGAGCTGCTGGGCGCTGTACTGCCTGAGCTTGTAGGGGCCCGAGCCGACCGGGTTCGGGTTGGTGTACGTCTTGCCGTCCCTGCCCTGCCACTCCTTCTTCGGTACGGGGGTGATCCCGCCGATGGAGTCGAGCTTCGAGTAGGCGGGCTTGTCGAAGGTGATCTCGAGCGTGTGGTCGTCGGGCGCCGTCGCCTTCTTGTAGTCGAAGGCCCAGCTCGGGGGCAGCTTGTTGTCCCGTACGTAGTCCATGGTGAAGACCACGTCGGCGGCGGTGAGCCGGGAGCCGTCCGACCAGTTGGCGCGCTTGTCGAGGTCGACGGTGATCTTCTTGCCGCCGTCGGACCAGGTGTACTTGGTGCCGAGCCACGGCTTGAACTCGCCGCCCTTGAGGATGTTGAAGTCGAAGAGCGCCTCGTACTGGAAGCCGAAGGTGCCCTGTGACGCCGTCAGGGAGAACGGGTTGAAGTTCCGGGTGATGGTGGTGCCCGAGAAGCCCAGGTTCGCGGTGAGGGACGAGGCGCCCGCCCCTCCGGACGCGGTGGGTGTGGCCGAGCAGCCGGTCGCGGCGAGCGCGAGGGAGAGGGCCGCGAGGGTGCCGGTTCTGATCGCGTGGGTGCGGGACCGGGGCGTGGGGGTGGTGGTGTTCGTGCGGTTCATGGGGTTCATGACGACCTGAAACCTCCGGGACGAGGGACGACATCGTTGTCCGAGCGGCGTTGCGTGTGGGGGGCGGCGCAGACGGGTGGTTCCGGTTCAGGGCGCGGCGGCGGTGCTGCCGCGCTGCTGGAGATGGGGCAGTTCGTCCTCGACGCGCAGAGCTGGTCCGCCGTCGAGCAGGGCGAGCAGTTCCTCCGCGGCCCGCCGGCCGAACGCTGTCGTGTCGCGGACGAGCGCCGTCAGGGAGGGGTGCGCGGTGCGGCACAGGACGGAGTCGTCCCAGGCCACGATGGACAGTCGCGCCGGCACGGGGATGCCCCGCCCGGCGGCGACGGCGAGCCCGGCGACGGCGAGGACGTCGTTGTCGTAGACGATCGCCGTCGGCGGGGCGTCGGACGCGAGGACGCGGCGCGTGACCTCGGCGCCCTCGGTGTCCGAGTAGTCCGTGGTGATCGACCGGACGTCGGTGAGGCCGCGCCGCTCCGCCTCGGTGCGCAGCGACTGGATGCGGCGCCGGGTGTGGGCGAGTTCGGGCAGGCCCGCGATGTGCACGATCCTGCGGTGTCCGAGGCCGTGCAGGTGACTCACGATGGACGCCATGGCGCGGGCGTCGTCGGCCCACAGGTTGGAGATGCCGGGGTGTCCGGTGCCGTCGTCGCCGGGCGGCAGGGAGCCGATGACGACGGCCGGCAGGCCGAGTTCGTCCAGGAGCGGCGGCCGGGGGTCGTCCGCCCGCGGGTCGACGACGAGGACGCCGTCCACGCGGCGCTCGGCCCACCAGCGCCGGTAGGCGTCGCACTCCGCGGACAGGTCCTCGACGACCTGGAAGAGCAGGCCGAGGCGGCGCCTGGCGAGGACCTCCTGGATGCCGGAGACGAGCTGGAGGAAGAACGACTCGACGCCGAGCGTGCTGGCCGGGCGGGCCAGCACGAGGCCGACCGTGGCCGCGCCCTCGCCCGACAGGGCGCGCGCCGCGGCGCTGGGCCGCCAGCCCAGCTGGTCGGCGACGCGGCGGACCCGGTCCCGGGTGGCTTCCGAGACACCGGGCCTGCCGTTGAGCGCGAAGGAGACGGCGCTCTCGGACACGCCCGAGCGCAGCGCGATGTCCTTGATGGTGGGGCGTCTGGCGGGGGTACGCCGCATGGCTTGGCTCCTGGATCCGCTTCGCCGGACGGTTCGCACGGCTGGCTAAAGCGCTTGAGTGCGGTGGAGACTAAAGCGCTAAAGCCACCTCGGCAAGAGGGCTCGTAAAAATCTCCTGGAACTGCGCAAAGGGTGGATGCGAGCAGGGAGTTGAGGGCAGACTGCCCGGGATTCGATTCCGATAGCCGGGAGTCCGCGATGCGTTTCGGCGCCAACTACACGCCCAGCCAGGGGTGGTTCCACCACTGGCTCGACTTCGACCTCGACGCCGTGCGCGCGGACCTGGACGCGATCGCCGCGCTGGGCCTCGACCATGTGCGCGTGTTCCCGCTGTGGCCCGTCTTCCAGCCCAATCGCTCCCTGATCAGACCGCGGGCGGTCGAGCAGCTGGTGGCACTCGCGGACGCGGCCGGCGAGCGCGGCCTCGATGTGAACGTGGACGGGCTCCAGGGGCACCTGTCGAGTTTCGACTTCCTGCCCGCCTGGACTCGGACCTGGCACCGCCGCAATATCTTCACCGATCCGGACGTCGTCTCGGCCCAGGAGGACTATCTCCGGACGCTCGCCTCCGCGCTCGCCGACCGGCCGAACTTCCTGGGAATGACGATCGGCAACGAGATCGCCCAGTTCGCGGCGGGCCCTCCGCATCCGGACCCGGACCGCATCACCCCCGAGCAGGCCGGGAGCTGGCTGGAGCGGGTCCTCGCCGCGTGCGAGGAGGGAGCGCCGGGGCTGCCGCATCTGCACGCCGAGTACGACGCCTCCTGGTACCAGGACGACCAGCCGTTCACCCCGGCGCACGCGGCGCGGCTCGGCGCGATGACGGCGGTGCACTCCTGGGTGTTCAACGGCACCGCGCAGCGCCACGGACGCAGTGGCCCGGCGACCTCGGGGCATGCCGCGTATCTGGTCGAGCTGTCGAAGGCGTGGGCGCTCGACGCACGGCGTCCGGTGTGGCTCCAGGAGGTGGGCGCGCCGCAGCCGCTGATCCCGGCCGAGCACGCGGCCGAGTTCACGGAGGCCACCGTCGAGGCCGCCCTGGACTGCCCGGATCTGTGGGGCGTCACGTGGTGGTGCTCGCACGACGTCAGCCGCGACCTCGCCGACTTCCCCGAACTCGAGTACTCCCTGGGCCTGTTGACGAACGACGGCGAGGTGAAGCCGGCCGGCAAGTCGGTGTCCGCGATCGCCGCCCACTGGCGGGGGCGCGAGCACGCGCCGGCTCCGCGCACCACGGCCCTGGTCGTGGACGCCGGCGACGAGGACCGGGCCCCGCACCGCTCGGTGTGCGCACCGGGCGGACCCGTCTTCGAGGCGTTCACGCGTCTGACGGCGGACGGGGCGCGTCCGACGACGGTCCTTGCGGGCCTCGCGGACGACGCGGGGCATCTCGCGGCGCGCGGGATCACCGAGGTCGTGACGGTTGACAACGTTGCCTGATCCCCACGTCCGCCCCTGAACTCGCCCCCGCCTCCACGGAGTTGCCTCATGGCTGACGACCACTCCCCCGTACGCCCGTACATGCACGGCTACGACGCCGCCGCGCTCAAGAGCTGGAGCCCCGGGACCGACCGCTGGGCGCGCCACTTCCGCTCACGCGTCCCGCTCGCGCCGCGAATCGCCCCGTTCCCCGCCACGCAGGCGCACCCGGACCTGGCGACGGGCCCGCGTCTCATGAACCTGACCTACGACTACGACGACGCCTTCTTCACGGCCCGCAAGTACGGCGGCGCGTTCGCACGCCGCCTCCTGCGCTTTTGGCAGTACTCCGACTTCTACGGCTCCTGGCACGGGCTGCCCGTCGACGGCTCGCCCACGGACGACCCCGCTCACGGCCTGGTCAACCTGCCCAACCCCGCCTACACGGACGCGGCCCACCGCAACGGCGTGCGCAGCCTGGGCTGCTGGTTCTGGCCGCGCTCCGGCGACTTCGAGGACTATCTGGAGCAGCGCGCCGACGGCTCGTTCCCCGTGGCGGACAAGCTGATCGAGATGGCCGCGTACTTCGGCTTCGACGGCTACTTCGTCAACCACGAGGCCCAGACACCGCCCGCCCAGGCGGCGCGCCTGCACGACCTGCTGCGCTCACTGCGCGAGCGCGCCCCTGAGGGATTCCACCTCCAGTGGTACGACACGATCACGCCGGACGGGCACCTCGACTACCTCAACCACCTCGACGCGGACAACGCCGCCTGGCTCGACGTGTCCGACAGCTTCTTCGCGAACTACTGGATGACACCCGAGGGCGTCGAGACGTCGCGTGCGACGGCCCTGAAGCTGGGCCGCGACCCCTACGCGACGGTCTTCCACGGCACGGAGAACGAGCAGTTCGGCTTCGACCCCGAGTACGACCCGCGGCTGCTGTTCCCGCCGGGGGAGGCGGCGCGCACGAGCTGGGCGCTGTTCGGCTCGCACTTCGTGAAGGAGCTGGCCCCTCGCCACGACGACCCGGACGCCCAGGAGGAGGTGTTCCGGCGCGAGCGCCGCTACTGGTCGGGGCCGCACGAGGACCCCACCCGCAGCGGCCGCCTCCTCCCCCACGACCGGCAGACGCCACGCGACCGCGACGACCACCGGGCGTGGGACGGCGTGGCGCACCACATCGCCGAGCGGTCGGTCATCGGCTCGTTCCCGTTCGTCACCCGCTTCAACACCGGTCACGGACGCGCCTTCTTCCTCGACGGACGGCGGGCCGCGGACGGCGACTGGCACAACGCCTCCGTCCAGGACGTGCTGCCGACCTGGCAGTTCTGGACGCGCACGGAGGGTACGGGCGCGGCGGGTACCGGTGAAGAAGACAGGGGCGCCGGGGGCGCGGGCCCAGAGGGTGCGGGCGCCGCCCTGTCGGTCGACTTCGACCACGAGCTCGCGTACGACGGCGGGTCCTCGCTGCTCCTGTCGGGTCCGCTCGGGCCGGGCGGCGCGACGACGGTGCGCCTCTACAAGACGGCGCTGACCGTCACCGGGCCCGAGCGCCTCGCCGTGACCGCGCACGGCACGGACGGCGCGGATCTGGAGGTGGGGCTGCTGTTCCAGGACGCGCCCGACGCCTTCGTCTGGCTCGCGGCCGGACCGGCGGCCGGCTGGCACACGACGACGCACAGCCTGACCCCCTTCCAGGGACGGACGATCGCGGCCGTCGGCCTGCGCGTGTCGTCCCGCCGGCCGACCCGGTGCGCGATACGGGTCGGTGAACTCGCCCTGCTCGGCCCCGAGTTCGCAGCACCCGCCCCGCCCGAGGACTTCACGGTCGACGAGGTGCTCACGGACGGGGGGACGGACCACGTCTTCCTGTCCTGGCGCCTC encodes the following:
- a CDS encoding glycoside hydrolase 5 family protein is translated as MRFGANYTPSQGWFHHWLDFDLDAVRADLDAIAALGLDHVRVFPLWPVFQPNRSLIRPRAVEQLVALADAAGERGLDVNVDGLQGHLSSFDFLPAWTRTWHRRNIFTDPDVVSAQEDYLRTLASALADRPNFLGMTIGNEIAQFAAGPPHPDPDRITPEQAGSWLERVLAACEEGAPGLPHLHAEYDASWYQDDQPFTPAHAARLGAMTAVHSWVFNGTAQRHGRSGPATSGHAAYLVELSKAWALDARRPVWLQEVGAPQPLIPAEHAAEFTEATVEAALDCPDLWGVTWWCSHDVSRDLADFPELEYSLGLLTNDGEVKPAGKSVSAIAAHWRGREHAPAPRTTALVVDAGDEDRAPHRSVCAPGGPVFEAFTRLTADGARPTTVLAGLADDAGHLAARGITEVVTVDNVA
- a CDS encoding endo-beta-N-acetylglucosaminidase; protein product: MADDHSPVRPYMHGYDAAALKSWSPGTDRWARHFRSRVPLAPRIAPFPATQAHPDLATGPRLMNLTYDYDDAFFTARKYGGAFARRLLRFWQYSDFYGSWHGLPVDGSPTDDPAHGLVNLPNPAYTDAAHRNGVRSLGCWFWPRSGDFEDYLEQRADGSFPVADKLIEMAAYFGFDGYFVNHEAQTPPAQAARLHDLLRSLRERAPEGFHLQWYDTITPDGHLDYLNHLDADNAAWLDVSDSFFANYWMTPEGVETSRATALKLGRDPYATVFHGTENEQFGFDPEYDPRLLFPPGEAARTSWALFGSHFVKELAPRHDDPDAQEEVFRRERRYWSGPHEDPTRSGRLLPHDRQTPRDRDDHRAWDGVAHHIAERSVIGSFPFVTRFNTGHGRAFFLDGRRAADGDWHNASVQDVLPTWQFWTRTEGTGAAGTGEEDRGAGGAGPEGAGAALSVDFDHELAYDGGSSLLLSGPLGPGGATTVRLYKTALTVTGPERLAVTAHGTDGADLEVGLLFQDAPDAFVWLAAGPAAGWHTTTHSLTPFQGRTIAAVGLRVSSRRPTRCAIRVGELALLGPEFAAPAPPEDFTVDEVLTDGGTDHVFLSWRLAGHGVHHYDLLRDDDGSWLGRIYDDVYCLSLPAPAAAETVTRLRLVAVAPDGSRSAPATAEAHRSR
- a CDS encoding LacI family DNA-binding transcriptional regulator, producing MRRTPARRPTIKDIALRSGVSESAVSFALNGRPGVSEATRDRVRRVADQLGWRPSAAARALSGEGAATVGLVLARPASTLGVESFFLQLVSGIQEVLARRRLGLLFQVVEDLSAECDAYRRWWAERRVDGVLVVDPRADDPRPPLLDELGLPAVVIGSLPPGDDGTGHPGISNLWADDARAMASIVSHLHGLGHRRIVHIAGLPELAHTRRRIQSLRTEAERRGLTDVRSITTDYSDTEGAEVTRRVLASDAPPTAIVYDNDVLAVAGLAVAAGRGIPVPARLSIVAWDDSVLCRTAHPSLTALVRDTTAFGRRAAEELLALLDGGPALRVEDELPHLQQRGSTAAAP
- a CDS encoding ABC transporter substrate-binding protein → MNRTNTTTPTPRSRTHAIRTGTLAALSLALAATGCSATPTASGGAGASSLTANLGFSGTTITRNFNPFSLTASQGTFGFQYEALFDFNILKGGEFKPWLGTKYTWSDGGKKITVDLDKRANWSDGSRLTAADVVFTMDYVRDNKLPPSWAFDYKKATAPDDHTLEITFDKPAYSKLDSIGGITPVPKKEWQGRDGKTYTNPNPVGSGPYKLRQYSAQQLTFQARDNYWKQKNIPVKTVKAPVITQAAEVPKLLSGELEWSGGVVPDVRKQYISKDPKNHHAWYPTYGGQYMFFNHTKKPFTNVHVRRALSLAVDRTQLLDITNPGMFNTLNLTGLDSRTQGKWIDAKYKDAEQPKAELAKSLAEFEKAGYTRKNGKLVDGSGKQLSFTIIEVSTWGDAVQFDKVVASQLQKAGVNVSVKPTDASQLDVKRKKGDFDVLIGGAVYYSTPYNYFKDMLWSGNAGVWTNYGHYKSAKADALIKELGETGDQAEIKKISAELEGMMVDDVPAAPLITIGVSSEYNSRNWTGWPTAKNPYAQPAPWAGGIDSMSILLNLRPAKG
- a CDS encoding ABC transporter permease, translating into MSAFVRGLRRLKLPPNPKVRVGIAIFVFFALLALLGPFVVQNVMGLSPSDVDTAQAMELPSAKHLLGTTATGEDVFAQLVVGSRISLLVGLVAGVITTTLSVLVGVAGGYLGGRADSFLTAATNVCLVIPGMPLLIIVASYVQGRGGWLTVALVIGLTAWPWGARQKRAQTLSLRHRDFVSAAEMTGESRWGVITRELIPSLAPIISVSFLGAVVGSMFADAGLSFMGLGNINITSWGSMLYWAQNGAALTRGAWWWFVPPGACIALIGVAAGLINFGIDEISNPRLRKPSKEVRARARAARLHAAAGGSAARATAGKPAPVQEAAS
- a CDS encoding ABC transporter permease encodes the protein MTVPALGPVDATAVEPRPGRRLRSARLGTARYFLRRLGFYAVAAALAITLNFLIPRLMPGDPASALIAQMQQKQTLSGDQVHAIYRLFGTPGEPLWDQYVTYLNQVLHFNFGISVAYYPTPVWEVIRTGLPWTVGLVGLTSVLSFVLGTAAGVVSGSRVGSRFDSFMTPASMFMGSLPFFWVALILVLVFGVQLSWLPTSGGYDGDMLPGFNGPFLASVLQHGILPALTMVMASVGGWLVGMRNMMVTTVSEDYVLLARAKGLSKARVMFQYAARNAVLPSVAGFALTIGTVVSGQLLVEIVFAYPGVGYLLYQAVSSVDYPLMQALFLIVSLSVLAANFIADSVYGLIDPRARETRS